In Candidatus Zixiibacteriota bacterium, one genomic interval encodes:
- a CDS encoding sulfite exporter TauE/SafE family protein has protein sequence MQILWLIPLGFVVGAYGTLIGAGGGFVLVPLLLLLYPHQSPETITAISLAVVFFNAFSGSAAYARMKRIDYRSGLLFAAATIPGAVLGAFSTELFPRRLFDGVLGVVLVVIAFYLYVRPFGNGGKHREHKPGRTIGNLVEADGTTHAYSFNPITGVVLSLFVGFLSSLLGIGGGIIHVPALVQLLDFPVHIATATSHFILAIMALAGSAVHLANGDLLSVIKPTAALAVGVVIGAQLGARLSNRVRGVWILRGLAIALGLVGIRVLILAFS, from the coding sequence ATGCAGATTCTCTGGCTGATTCCTCTAGGATTCGTGGTGGGCGCTTATGGCACGCTGATCGGCGCCGGCGGCGGGTTTGTGCTGGTGCCGTTGCTTCTCCTGCTATATCCACACCAGAGTCCGGAGACCATAACCGCGATTTCTTTGGCTGTCGTCTTCTTCAACGCCTTCTCCGGCAGTGCGGCCTATGCTCGGATGAAGAGGATCGATTATCGCTCCGGTCTGCTTTTCGCCGCCGCCACTATTCCCGGCGCCGTGCTGGGAGCATTCTCAACGGAGTTGTTTCCTCGGCGTCTCTTCGATGGTGTCCTGGGAGTTGTTCTGGTGGTCATTGCGTTCTACTTATATGTCCGCCCCTTTGGCAACGGCGGCAAGCATCGCGAACACAAACCCGGTAGGACGATAGGGAATCTGGTCGAGGCCGATGGCACGACTCACGCATACAGTTTCAATCCAATCACTGGTGTTGTGCTGAGTCTGTTCGTGGGATTTCTTTCCAGCCTGCTTGGGATCGGCGGGGGGATCATCCACGTACCGGCCCTTGTGCAACTGCTGGATTTTCCGGTGCATATCGCCACTGCGACTTCGCATTTCATCCTGGCAATCATGGCGTTGGCCGGCTCGGCGGTCCATCTGGCGAACGGGGATCTGCTTTCGGTCATCAAGCCGACGGCAGCGTTGGCGGTAGGCGTAGTTATTGGCGCGCAGCTTGGCGCGCGACTGTCGAACAGGGTACGGGGGGTCTGGATACTTCGGGGTCTGGCGATTGCGCTGGGGCTGGTGGGGATCCGCGTGCTGATTCTTGCCTTCTCATGA
- a CDS encoding rhomboid family intramembrane serine protease, with product MFFPIRDDNPTVRKPILTVAIMAANVAVFLYSISLGARGFQQLTLAYGYTPDYFLNLQGEYIVPTSVYLTPLTSMFMHGGWMHLIGNMLFLWIFGNNIEDYFGPIKFLFFYILSGLAAIALYSAFDPTSQVPLVGASGAIAGVMGAYIVLHPRAEITCLIVFFFIQFVTLPAKVVLGIWFAIQVVMAMIGSSSGGGVAWLAHVGGFIFGWLVLKAFVKIRGGGNIGGRQRIYRMQW from the coding sequence ATGTTTTTCCCCATTCGCGACGACAACCCCACGGTCCGCAAACCGATTCTGACCGTGGCCATCATGGCTGCAAACGTTGCGGTGTTTCTGTATTCCATATCACTGGGCGCGCGTGGTTTTCAGCAGCTCACGCTCGCTTACGGCTACACACCGGATTACTTTCTGAATCTTCAGGGCGAGTATATCGTGCCGACCTCGGTGTATCTCACGCCGCTGACATCGATGTTCATGCATGGTGGCTGGATGCATCTGATCGGCAACATGTTGTTTCTGTGGATATTCGGCAACAACATCGAGGATTACTTCGGCCCGATCAAATTCCTGTTTTTCTATATTCTGTCCGGACTCGCGGCCATCGCTCTCTATAGCGCTTTTGATCCAACTTCGCAGGTGCCGCTGGTGGGGGCGTCAGGGGCGATAGCCGGGGTGATGGGGGCGTACATCGTACTTCACCCGCGAGCGGAGATAACCTGCCTGATTGTCTTTTTCTTCATCCAATTCGTGACGCTGCCCGCCAAAGTGGTGCTGGGAATCTGGTTTGCGATCCAGGTGGTGATGGCCATGATCGGTAGTTCTTCCGGAGGCGGCGTAGCCTGGCTGGCTCATGTGGGAGGGTTCATATTCGGTTGGCTTGTGCTGAAAGCGTTTGTCAAGATTCGCGGCGGCGGCAATATCGGCGGCCGCCAGCGGATTTACAGGATGCAGTGGTGA
- the pta gene encoding phosphate acetyltransferase, which produces MLITKQQALDYHSLGKPGKVEVNPTKPCTTQLDLSLAYTPGVAQPCLEIHNNPDDVYKYTAKGNLVAVVSNGTAVLGLGDIGAAAGKPVMEGKGVLFKRFADIDVFDIELDTHDADEIIRACQLLEPTFGGINLEDIKGPECFYIEETLKATMKIPVFHDDQHGTAIISAAALLNALELVNKDISQVRVVFSGAGAAGIACAKLYCRLGVRHENLLMVDSKGVMYEGREQFNKYKQEFVRKSDRRSLADAMKEADVFVGVSVKDTVTKEMVRSMAREPIIFAMANPDPEITYPDACDARKDLIMATGRSDYPNQVNNVLGFPFIFRGALDVHATAINEEMKVAAVHALARLAKEDVPEEVARAYGVDHFKFGREYIIPKPFDSRILVWEASAVAEAAMKTGVARKPVDIEQYRKILSQRIGKGRVIMSAIHEKAKKSPKRIVFPEGNSRRILRAAHIIKSEGIAMPIVLGDPEEIKTVAMQSDVELNGIKVINPATSDKRDLYAERFYEKRRRKGITRDKAKFMMEDRTYFGIMMLEMGDCDAVLSGVTSEYPTTIRPALQIVELAQGVKRVSGLFAMIQKDRVYMFADTTVNINPTAEDLAEIAILSSKVAKRFNIEPRIAMLSFSNFGSAPYPESAKVARATEIIHERAPELIVDGEMQADTAVMPEYMERHFPFSRLKEPANVFVFPNLDAANIAYKLSQRVGGLTAIGPILMGLSKPVHVLHRTLEVNEIVDMAAFAVVDAQK; this is translated from the coding sequence ATGCTAATCACAAAACAACAGGCGTTGGATTACCATAGTCTCGGTAAACCGGGGAAGGTCGAGGTCAACCCGACCAAACCATGCACTACCCAGCTTGACCTCTCGCTCGCTTATACTCCGGGCGTGGCCCAGCCATGTCTGGAGATTCACAACAATCCGGATGACGTCTACAAATACACCGCCAAAGGGAATCTGGTGGCGGTAGTCTCCAACGGCACTGCCGTGCTCGGTTTGGGGGATATCGGTGCCGCCGCCGGCAAGCCGGTTATGGAAGGCAAGGGAGTTCTGTTCAAACGGTTTGCGGATATCGATGTGTTCGATATCGAACTGGACACGCACGACGCCGACGAAATCATTCGCGCCTGCCAGCTTCTGGAGCCGACCTTCGGCGGCATCAACCTCGAAGATATCAAGGGGCCGGAGTGCTTCTATATCGAAGAGACACTCAAAGCCACGATGAAAATCCCGGTGTTCCACGATGACCAGCATGGAACGGCGATTATTTCGGCGGCAGCTCTACTGAACGCACTGGAACTGGTCAATAAGGACATCTCCCAGGTCCGGGTGGTGTTTTCCGGTGCCGGCGCAGCCGGAATCGCCTGCGCGAAATTGTACTGCCGCCTCGGCGTGCGTCACGAGAATCTGCTCATGGTGGATTCGAAAGGCGTCATGTACGAAGGACGCGAGCAGTTCAACAAGTACAAGCAGGAGTTTGTTCGCAAATCGGATCGCCGCTCACTCGCCGATGCCATGAAAGAAGCCGATGTGTTTGTCGGCGTTTCCGTCAAGGACACCGTCACCAAGGAAATGGTCCGCTCGATGGCGCGCGAGCCGATCATTTTCGCCATGGCGAATCCTGATCCGGAGATTACCTATCCGGACGCCTGCGATGCCCGCAAGGATCTGATAATGGCGACCGGTCGCTCGGACTATCCCAACCAGGTGAACAACGTGCTCGGGTTCCCGTTTATTTTCCGGGGGGCGCTCGATGTGCACGCCACGGCCATCAACGAGGAGATGAAAGTTGCAGCTGTCCATGCTCTGGCCCGGCTTGCGAAAGAAGATGTTCCGGAAGAAGTGGCGCGCGCCTATGGCGTGGACCACTTCAAATTCGGTCGCGAGTATATTATTCCCAAGCCGTTCGACAGCCGCATCCTGGTGTGGGAAGCCTCGGCGGTGGCCGAAGCGGCCATGAAGACCGGTGTGGCACGGAAGCCGGTGGATATTGAGCAGTACCGTAAGATACTGTCCCAGCGAATCGGCAAGGGGCGGGTCATCATGAGTGCGATCCACGAGAAGGCCAAGAAAAGCCCGAAACGGATCGTGTTCCCAGAGGGGAACTCTCGCCGCATCCTCCGCGCCGCGCATATCATTAAGTCCGAAGGGATCGCCATGCCGATCGTGCTTGGAGATCCGGAAGAGATCAAAACGGTCGCCATGCAGAGCGACGTCGAGTTGAACGGCATCAAGGTGATTAACCCGGCCACCTCCGACAAGCGCGACTTGTATGCCGAACGATTCTATGAAAAGCGCCGCCGCAAAGGGATCACGCGCGACAAGGCGAAATTCATGATGGAAGACCGCACCTATTTCGGCATCATGATGCTCGAAATGGGGGACTGCGATGCTGTCCTTTCGGGCGTCACGTCCGAATATCCAACGACCATTCGGCCCGCTTTGCAGATTGTTGAACTGGCCCAGGGAGTGAAGCGGGTGTCCGGGCTGTTCGCCATGATTCAGAAAGACAGAGTCTACATGTTCGCCGATACGACTGTGAACATCAATCCCACTGCCGAGGACCTCGCCGAGATCGCCATCCTGTCCTCCAAAGTGGCCAAGCGGTTCAATATCGAACCACGGATTGCCATGCTGTCGTTCTCGAACTTTGGTTCGGCGCCCTATCCGGAGTCGGCCAAAGTGGCGCGGGCAACTGAGATCATCCACGAGCGGGCCCCGGAGCTCATTGTCGATGGTGAAATGCAGGCCGACACGGCCGTCATGCCGGAATATATGGAACGGCATTTCCCGTTTTCACGGCTGAAAGAACCGGCCAACGTGTTCGTGTTCCCGAATCTGGATGCCGCCAACATCGCGTACAAACTCTCGCAGCGAGTGGGTGGACTGACCGCGATAGGGCCGATTCTCATGGGCCTTTCCAAGCCGGTCCACGTGCTGCATCGCACGCTTGAAGTGAACGAGATTGTCGACATGGCGGCGTTCGCCGTGGTCGACGCGCAGAAGTAG